A single genomic interval of Mycobacterium sp. DL592 harbors:
- a CDS encoding peptidoglycan recognition family protein, protein MTIHHTAVVLGDNSNAPGRLRQHQHYHQDSKGWIDIAYHISVDRHGNIYQLRDPHLVGDTATSYDPTGHFLVVCEGNFDEEEVSEAQLHGAAVAFAWAAQQFGISTDTLAGHRDVSHDTACPGASLYAHVTSGDLKQRIDALMAAGRVDLTTICGPEAAAIVADIEAGRR, encoded by the coding sequence ATGACGATCCACCACACAGCGGTGGTCCTCGGCGACAACAGCAATGCCCCGGGACGGCTTCGCCAACACCAGCATTACCACCAGGACTCCAAGGGCTGGATCGACATCGCCTATCACATCAGTGTCGACCGTCACGGCAACATCTATCAGCTGCGTGACCCTCATCTCGTCGGTGACACCGCGACCAGCTACGACCCCACCGGGCATTTTCTCGTCGTCTGCGAAGGTAACTTCGACGAAGAGGAGGTGAGCGAGGCTCAATTGCACGGCGCGGCAGTTGCTTTCGCCTGGGCTGCACAGCAGTTCGGCATCTCCACCGACACCCTGGCCGGGCACCGGGACGTCAGCCACGACACTGCCTGTCCCGGTGCCAGTCTGTACGCGCACGTGACCTCCGGAGACCTCAAGCAACGAATCGACGCTCTGATGGCGGCAGGCCGGGTCGACCTCACGACGATCTGCGGACCCGAGGCCGCTGCCATCGTCGCCGACATCGAAGCAGGCCGGCGCTGA
- a CDS encoding glycoside hydrolase family 3 N-terminal domain-containing protein, giving the protein MAWRRPGVRTAAIAAVAVLLASASAFYLRTEQHEPDNTGKPRSSSAPPAPPPQTVPAAPLSQCAQADAAVSQLSLRDKLAQLLMVGVTGADDARAVVTDQHVGGIFIGSWTDLSMLTDGSVQSIAAASGPLPLAVSVDEEGGRVERLAKLIGHQPSPRMLAQTSSPADVYEIALDRGRRMHDLGITVDFAPVVDVTDAPNDSVIGDRSFGSDPQRVVEFAQAYARGLRDANVLPVLKHFPGHGHGSGDSHTGQVQTPPLSELMDDDLIPYRTLTTDAPVGVMVGHLEVPELTGTDPASLSPAAYALLRSGEYGGTPFDAIVFTDDLSSMAAIKERYGVAEAVTMALRAGADTALWITTDQVPAVLDRLESAYNAGDLTPQRVDDALRHVVAAKRPQGNCGAR; this is encoded by the coding sequence GTGGCGTGGCGGCGGCCGGGGGTCCGCACGGCTGCCATCGCTGCAGTCGCCGTCTTGCTGGCGTCGGCCTCGGCGTTCTATCTCAGAACTGAGCAGCACGAGCCAGATAACACCGGCAAGCCAAGATCGTCATCGGCACCGCCGGCACCACCGCCGCAGACTGTCCCGGCGGCACCGTTGTCGCAATGCGCCCAAGCGGACGCAGCCGTGTCGCAACTGTCGCTGCGCGACAAGCTCGCGCAACTCCTAATGGTCGGTGTGACCGGGGCCGATGACGCGCGCGCGGTGGTCACCGACCAACACGTCGGCGGGATCTTCATCGGAAGCTGGACAGATCTGTCGATGCTGACCGACGGATCGGTGCAATCGATCGCCGCGGCGAGCGGACCCCTTCCTCTTGCTGTGAGCGTGGATGAAGAGGGCGGTCGGGTCGAGCGGCTGGCCAAGCTCATCGGCCACCAGCCGTCACCGCGCATGCTGGCCCAGACAAGCTCTCCTGCTGACGTTTACGAGATCGCGCTCGACCGTGGACGCCGTATGCACGACTTGGGCATCACGGTCGACTTCGCACCCGTCGTCGATGTGACCGACGCCCCGAACGACTCCGTGATCGGCGACCGCTCATTCGGCTCCGATCCCCAACGCGTCGTGGAGTTCGCCCAGGCCTATGCCCGCGGACTGCGTGATGCGAACGTGTTGCCAGTGCTCAAGCACTTCCCAGGACACGGGCACGGCTCGGGAGATTCGCATACCGGTCAGGTGCAGACGCCACCGCTGTCGGAGCTCATGGACGACGACCTCATCCCCTACCGCACGCTGACCACCGATGCACCCGTCGGTGTGATGGTCGGCCACCTGGAAGTACCGGAGTTGACCGGGACAGATCCGGCCAGCCTCAGCCCGGCAGCCTACGCCCTGTTGCGCTCGGGCGAATACGGTGGAACCCCATTCGACGCAATCGTTTTCACTGATGATCTGTCCAGCATGGCCGCTATCAAGGAGAGATACGGTGTAGCCGAGGCCGTGACGATGGCCCTGCGGGCGGGAGCCGACACGGCGCTGTGGATCACGACCGACCAAGTGCCAGCGGTATTGGATCGACTCGAAAGTGCCTACAACGCCGGAGACCTGACCCCGCAACGCGTCGATGACGCGCTGCGCCATGTCGTCGCAGCCAAGCGTCCACAAGGCAACTGTGGCGCTCGATGA
- a CDS encoding flavodoxin family protein → MPRLLIVHHTPSPHCQEMFEAVLAGATAPDIEGVEVLRSPALTVSPADMLSADGYLLGTPANLGYMSGALKHAFDVCYYPCLDSTRGRPFGWYLHGNEGTEGAQRGVEAITTGLGWEKVAQTVVVSGKPTKDDIEACWNLGATVAAQLME, encoded by the coding sequence ATGCCTCGGCTGCTGATCGTCCACCACACTCCGTCACCGCACTGCCAGGAGATGTTCGAGGCGGTGCTGGCCGGCGCGACCGCCCCCGACATCGAGGGCGTCGAGGTGCTGCGCAGCCCCGCATTGACCGTCTCGCCGGCCGACATGCTGTCGGCTGACGGCTACCTGCTGGGCACCCCGGCGAACCTGGGCTATATGAGCGGGGCGCTCAAGCACGCGTTCGACGTCTGCTACTACCCGTGCCTGGACTCCACCCGGGGCCGACCGTTCGGCTGGTACCTGCACGGCAACGAAGGCACCGAAGGCGCGCAGCGCGGTGTCGAGGCCATCACCACCGGCCTGGGCTGGGAGAAGGTCGCGCAGACTGTCGTCGTCTCGGGCAAGCCGACCAAGGACGACATCGAGGCGTGCTGGAACCTGGGTGCGACGGTCGCTGCGCAGTTGATGGAATAG
- a CDS encoding PPOX class F420-dependent oxidoreductase: protein MTSIPDSHRDLAEAPLVASLSTVGADGTPQVTAIWYVVDGDTVQTSFVTARQKYKNVVAHPQATLFIIDPQNPFRTLEVRGTVEIGEDPNLELFAKVVRHYGQDPDTFPAPREGRVAITLRPTRIVAQG from the coding sequence ATGACTTCCATACCTGACTCTCATCGCGATCTCGCCGAAGCACCGCTGGTTGCCTCGCTGTCCACCGTCGGCGCCGACGGGACGCCCCAGGTGACTGCGATCTGGTACGTGGTCGACGGGGACACCGTGCAGACGTCCTTCGTCACGGCGCGGCAGAAGTACAAGAACGTCGTCGCCCATCCGCAGGCGACGTTGTTCATCATCGATCCGCAGAACCCCTTTCGGACCCTCGAGGTCCGCGGGACGGTGGAGATCGGCGAGGATCCCAACCTCGAACTGTTCGCGAAGGTCGTCCGCCACTATGGTCAAGATCCGGACACCTTCCCCGCGCCCCGCGAGGGCCGGGTGGCTATCACATTGCGGCCCACGCGGATCGTCGCGCAGGGCTGA
- the dapB gene encoding 4-hydroxy-tetrahydrodipicolinate reductase — protein MRVGVLGAKGKVGTTMCGAVRDADDLTLSAEVDAGDDLSLLTDSGTEVVIDFTHPDVVMDNLKFLIDNGIHAVVGTTGFTDERIDQVQAWLADKPGSAVLIAPNFAIGAVLSMYFAQKAAPYFESVEVIELHHPHKADAPSGTATRTAKLIAQARKDLPPNPDATSTGLEGARGADVDGIPVHSVRLTGLVAHQEVLFGTLGETLTIRHDSLDRTSFVPGVLLAVREVAKRPGLTIGIEPLLDL, from the coding sequence ATGCGAGTTGGGGTTCTGGGCGCCAAGGGCAAAGTCGGCACCACGATGTGCGGGGCGGTGCGCGACGCCGACGATCTGACGTTGAGTGCGGAGGTCGACGCCGGCGACGACCTGAGCCTGCTGACCGACAGCGGCACCGAGGTGGTCATCGACTTCACCCACCCCGACGTCGTCATGGACAACCTCAAGTTCCTCATCGACAACGGCATCCACGCCGTTGTCGGGACCACCGGATTCACCGACGAGCGCATCGACCAGGTCCAGGCCTGGCTCGCCGACAAACCCGGCAGCGCGGTGCTGATCGCCCCGAACTTCGCCATCGGCGCGGTGCTGTCGATGTACTTCGCGCAGAAGGCCGCACCGTACTTCGAGTCGGTGGAGGTCATCGAACTGCACCACCCGCACAAGGCCGACGCGCCGTCGGGTACCGCGACGCGCACCGCCAAGCTCATCGCCCAGGCGCGAAAAGACTTGCCGCCCAACCCCGATGCCACCAGCACAGGCTTGGAAGGAGCGCGCGGAGCCGACGTCGACGGCATCCCGGTGCACTCGGTGCGGCTGACCGGGCTCGTCGCCCACCAGGAGGTGCTGTTCGGCACGCTGGGGGAGACGCTGACCATCCGCCACGACAGCCTGGACCGCACCTCGTTCGTGCCCGGCGTCCTGCTCGCCGTGCGCGAGGTCGCCAAGCGCCCCGGGCTCACCATCGGGATCGAACCACTGCTGGACCTGTGA
- a CDS encoding haloalkane dehalogenase, translating to MQVLRTPDEQFEGLPDYPFEPNYLDVEARGLPPLRMHYVDAGPADAPVVLLLHGQPSWSFLYRHVITALTAAGLRVIAPDNIGFGRSDKPDDPTAYTFARHVGWVRSLVTGLDLTDVTLVVQDWGGPIGLSVLAREPDRFARVVATNTILHTCDPALAGKLGWAHHGVGADRMLLQETLLDYIAMYARSPDITPSMFIDAVAGPLSAEVLAGYDAPFPDPRYKAGLRQLTALIPLTRNDPGAAIGRATMDALAHWEKPFLTAYSDGDPATRGWEQVFRDHVPGARGQHHTTIAGAGHFVQEQQGAELARIVTEFVTGP from the coding sequence ATGCAGGTACTGCGCACACCCGACGAGCAGTTCGAGGGTCTCCCGGACTACCCGTTCGAGCCGAACTATCTCGACGTCGAGGCGCGCGGGCTGCCGCCGCTGCGCATGCACTACGTCGACGCCGGGCCCGCCGACGCTCCGGTGGTGCTGCTGCTGCACGGCCAGCCCAGCTGGTCGTTCCTGTACCGCCACGTCATCACCGCGCTGACTGCGGCGGGCCTGCGGGTCATCGCGCCGGACAACATCGGCTTCGGCCGCTCCGACAAGCCCGACGATCCGACCGCCTACACCTTCGCCCGGCACGTGGGCTGGGTGCGCTCCCTGGTGACCGGGCTGGACCTGACCGACGTGACGCTGGTGGTCCAGGATTGGGGCGGCCCAATCGGTTTGAGCGTGCTGGCGCGCGAACCCGACCGGTTCGCCCGCGTCGTGGCCACCAACACCATCCTGCACACGTGCGATCCCGCCCTGGCCGGCAAGCTCGGCTGGGCCCACCACGGCGTGGGCGCCGACCGGATGCTGCTGCAGGAGACCTTGCTGGACTACATCGCCATGTACGCCCGCAGCCCCGACATCACACCGAGCATGTTCATCGACGCCGTCGCCGGGCCGTTGAGCGCCGAGGTGCTGGCCGGCTACGACGCGCCGTTCCCCGATCCCCGCTACAAGGCCGGGCTGCGTCAGCTGACCGCACTGATTCCGTTGACCCGCAATGATCCGGGGGCGGCGATCGGCCGGGCGACGATGGACGCCCTGGCGCATTGGGAAAAGCCTTTCCTGACAGCCTATTCCGACGGAGACCCGGCGACCCGGGGCTGGGAACAGGTGTTCCGCGACCACGTCCCGGGAGCACGCGGACAACACCACACCACCATCGCCGGGGCCGGGCATTTCGTCCAGGAACAGCAGGGCGCCGAGTTGGCCCGCATCGTCACCGAATTCGTCACCGGCCCCTGA
- a CDS encoding Lrp/AsnC family transcriptional regulator codes for MAEGSTKLAVRSGLAPKDVRADLDNVDRRILALLHADARISNSALADAVGIAPSTCHGRVRRLQDLGVIRGFYADIDPAAIGLSLQAMVSVSLQSNARGKIGTFIEHIRRKPQVMDVYFLAGADDFIIHVAARDTDDLRAFVVENLNADADVAGTQTSLIFEHLRGAAPL; via the coding sequence ATGGCTGAAGGATCTACGAAACTGGCGGTTCGATCGGGGCTCGCGCCGAAGGATGTTCGGGCCGATCTCGACAACGTCGACCGCCGCATCCTGGCGCTGCTGCACGCCGATGCCCGCATCTCCAACAGCGCCCTGGCCGACGCGGTCGGCATCGCCCCGTCGACCTGCCACGGCCGGGTGCGCCGGCTGCAGGATCTCGGCGTGATCCGGGGCTTCTATGCCGACATTGATCCCGCGGCGATCGGGCTGTCGCTGCAGGCGATGGTGTCGGTGAGCCTGCAGTCCAACGCCCGCGGCAAGATCGGCACCTTCATCGAACACATTCGGCGTAAGCCGCAGGTGATGGACGTGTACTTCCTGGCCGGGGCCGACGACTTCATCATTCACGTGGCGGCCCGAGATACCGATGACCTGCGTGCCTTTGTGGTGGAGAACCTCAACGCCGACGCCGACGTGGCCGGCACCCAGACCTCGCTGATCTTCGAGCACCTACGCGGAGCCGCCCCGCTGTGA